Proteins from a genomic interval of Natator depressus isolate rNatDep1 chromosome 20, rNatDep2.hap1, whole genome shotgun sequence:
- the C20H19orf53 gene encoding leydig cell tumor 10 kDa protein homolog: MCVGCVSPTGWSLTTPLPVCHSPSAATGDSPSAPRGWALGSLIPEQTGAEGASPSALRALHGGGGMRVFGIGRSDLTGPQDRLYPGMHWGVVCPLSRHAAEVTFSPARWGAWFAALCPGVHWGSAGSGGRLMAQGKQKFQAQKPGGGKKPAAQGVRGPRKGGRIIAPKKARVIQQQKLKKNLEVGIRKKIEHEVMMKASTSMAKKLTVVKAPEKGAKKKGQSSKSPL; this comes from the exons ATGTGTGTGGGTTGCGTGTCCCCTACTGGATGGAGTctgaccacccccctccccgtgTGTCATAGCCCCTCCGCTGCCACAGGAGATTCTCCCTCAGCTCCCCGGGGCTGGGCTTTGGGCTCACTGATACCAGAGCAAACGGGGGCCGAGGGAGCTTCCCCCAGCGCCCTCAGAGCGTTGCACggggggggaggaatgagggTATTTGGAATTGGGCGGAGTGACCTCACTGGCCCCCAGGACCGTCTCTATCCCGGCATGCACTGGGGCGTGGTTTGCCCTCTATCCCGGCATGCAGCGGAAGTGACGTTTTCCCCGGCGCGCTGGGGGGCGTGGTTTGCCGCTCTGTGTCCCGGCGTGCACTGGGGCTCTGCCGGAAGTGGAGGCCGCCTCATGGCTCAGGGGAAGCAGAAGTTCCAGGCCCAGAAGCCGGGCGGGGGGAAGAAGCCGGCGGCCCAGGGGGTCCGGGGACCCCGGAAGGGAG GCCGGATAATTGCTCCCAAGAAAGCTCGGGTGATCCAGCAGCAGAAACTGAAAAAG AACTTGGAAGTCGGCATCCGGAAGAAGATTGAACACGAGGTGATGATGAAAGCCAGCACCAGCATGGCCAAGAAGCTGACTGTGGTCAAAGCACCAGAGAAGGGAGCCAAGAAGAAGGGCCAGTCCAGCAAGTCTCCCCTGTAA